The Bradyrhizobium oligotrophicum S58 genome contains the following window.
ACGGCAAAGCGCGCAGGTCAAGACGCGGCTCCCGTCAGTGGCGAGCTACGCCAAGATCGACGACTCCACGGTCGAGATCACGACCAAGACGGTCGATTCCTTCTTTCCCTATCAGATGCTGTGGTTCCTGATTTCGAGCCCGGCGCAGTATGAGAAGCTCGGCAAGGACTGGGATAAGTTCGCCAGCCAGCCCTCCGGTACCGGACCTTTCAAGCTGACCAAGCTGGTGCCGCGCGAGCTCGCCGAGCTCACGAAGAATTCCGAATATTGGAACAAGGACCGGCTGCCGAAGACGGACAAGCTCGTGCTGGTGCCGATGCCGGAAGCGCTGACCCGCACCAATGCGCTGCTCGCCGGCCAGGTCGATCTGATCGAGACGCCGGCGCCGGACGCCGTGCCGCAGCTCAAGGCCGCCGGCATGAAGCTGGTCGACAACGTCACGCCGCACGTCTGGAACTATCACTTGAGCGTGCTTCCAGGTTCGCCCTGGACCGACATCCGCCTGCGCAAGGCGCTCAACCTCGCGATCAATCGCGACGAAGTGGTCGGGCTAATGAACGGCTTGGCCAAGCCGGCCAAGGGCCAGGTCGACCCGTCGAGCCCGTGGTTCGGCAAGCCGACCTTCGAGCTGAAATATGATCTCGCCGCCGCCAAGAAGCTGGTCGAGGAAGCCGGCTACTCGCCGAGCAAGCCGCTGAAGACCACCTTCATCATCGCGCAAGGCGGCACCGGCCAGATGCTATCGCTGCCGATGAACGAATTCCTGCAGCAGAGCTTCAAGGAAATCGGGATCGACATCGATTTCAAGGTGGTGGAGCTGGAAACGCTGTACACGCATTGGCGCAAGGGCGCCGCCGACGAGATGAACGCCGGCATCACCGCCAACAACATCGCCTACGTCACCTCCGATCCGCTCTACGCCATCGTCCGCTTCTTCGCCTCCGACCAGATCGCGCCCGTTGGCGTCAACTGGGGCGGTTACAAGAACCCGAAGGTCGACGCGCTGATCGCCGAGGCCAAGCAGACCTTCGATCCGGCGAAGCAGGACGAACTGATCGCGCAGGCGCATGCCGCCGTCGTCGACGATGCCGTGCTGGTGTGGGTGGTGCACGACACCAACCCGCATGCGCTGTCGCCGAAGGTGAAGAAGTTCGTGCAGGCCCAGCACTGGTTCCAGGACCTGACGACGATCGGGGCGGAGTGAGGAATAACGCGCTCCGCGCCGATTCACCGGTAACTAACGGCGTCATCACCCGCGAAGGCGGGTGATGCATACCCCGCCTTCGCGGGGTATGACGACGGTGCGCGTTTCGCAGCATTGACGTTCCAAGCCGCACTCCGCCAATCGACGGCGGATGTCTCACTTCGTCAGCAGAGCATGGGCGCCGTTCCAATCCGCCGGCGGCGGGTTCTGCTGATAGGCGCGGATGCGCACCTCGTAGAGATCGTACAGCTTCGCCAGATCGTGCGCTTCGTCCTTCTTCCGGCCGCGCGCGATTGCAGCCAGCGCCTCGTCCCAGTCGCAGCTGCGATAGGCGGCCAGCATCTCGATGGTCAAATTGCGCAGAAGCTGGAAGCGTTCGGAATGCATCACGTCCTCGCGGCCGGTGATGGCATAGATCACCTCCGGCTCGGTCTTGCCCTTGACCATGATGAAATCGAGCTCGAGGATGGCGAGCCTGTCCTTGACCGCCATTGCCGTCGCCGAGCCGACGATGATGGGGAAGCCATATTCCTTGGATTGCCCTTCGAGCCGTGAGGCGAGGTTGACGCTGTCGCCGAGCGCCGAATAGTTGAACTTCAGGTCGGAGCCCATGTTGCCGACCACGCCGATGCCGGTGTTGAGGCCGATGCCGACCTTGAGCGGAATGTAGACGTGGCCGCCATGCGCGGCCTCCTGCTCGCGCTCACCGTTGACGCGGTCGATGCGATCGAGCATGTCGAGCGCGGCCTCGCAGGCGTTGAGCTGATGCTCCCTGTCGGCGAGCGGCGCGTTCCAGAACGCCATGATGGCGTCGCCCATATATTTGTCGACATAGCCCTTGCGCGCAATGATGGCGTTGGTGAGCGGCGTCAGGAACCGGTTCATCAGCTGGGTCAAGCCCTGCGGATCGTGCTTGTAGCTCTCCGAAATCGTGGTGAAGCCGCGCACGTCCGAGAACATCACCGTAATCTCGCGCTCCTCGCCTCCCAACGTGGGCGGCGACTGCGCGAGCTGCTCGACCAGAACCGGCGACAGATATTGCCCGAACACCGAGCGCATCTGCCGGCGCTGCTCCTGCTCGCGGACGAAATTGGCGAAGATCAGCGTCAGATAGACCGCGGTCGTCGACAGCATCGGATAGGTGAAGTCGATCAGCAGCCGGTGCTGCGTGTAGAAGTACCAGGATATGCCCAGCAGCGCGGTGGCGAACAAGGCTCCGACCAACACCAGGGTGATGGCGCCGAGCTGCGGCGCGAACACGATGACGAGCAGACCGAGCAGCATCGCGCCAACGAACTCGACTGCAATGCTCCAGGACGGCCGGGTCAGGATCGCGCCCGTGAGCACCGACTCCAACACCTGAGCATGCACCTCGACCCCGGGCATCGCCGGGTAGACCGGGGTGGTCTTGATGTCGTTCAGGCCGATGGCGGATGGCCCGATCAGGATCAGCTTCTTTGCGATCTTGTCCGGCGCCACGCGCCCCTCGAGCACGTCGACGGCCGAGACGTAGATCGAAGGGTCGTGGTTGGCATAGTGCACCCAGATCTTTCCATTGCCGTCGGTCGGAATCTGGAAGCCGCGGAGATTGAGGCTGACGATGCCGCCCGTGTCGGCCTTGATCAGAACCGTATCCGAGCCGGTCAGGACCCGCAGCATCTCGAAGCTGAGCGCCAGCATCGTGACGTCCTGTGCCCGCATGATCATCGGCACCCGGCGGATCATGCCGTCGCGCTCCGGCGGGATCGTGAACAGGCCCCGCCCCAGCGCCGCATGTTCGATCACGGGGACGTTGCGCAACAGCCCCGGGAACGGCGGCATGTAGGGCGCCGGATCTTCGCCCAGCATCGCAAAGCCGGTCACCGGCAGCGTCTTGTCGAGATCGGCGCGCTCGTTCGGGCTGCCGGTTTCGCCGAGCACGATGCGCGACCTGCGCAAGGCGTCGGCGAACACCTCATCGTTCGACGGCAGCGCCTTCAG
Protein-coding sequences here:
- a CDS encoding ABC transporter substrate-binding protein; its protein translation is MRILNSLFATALALGLSAAAARAETVLRYGISMADIPLTTGQPDRGAGAYQFTGYTLYDPLVAWDMSTADKPGKLIPGLATEWKVDAADKTKWRFTLRKGVKFHDGSDFNADAVIWNLDKVLNDKAPQFDKRQSAQVKTRLPSVASYAKIDDSTVEITTKTVDSFFPYQMLWFLISSPAQYEKLGKDWDKFASQPSGTGPFKLTKLVPRELAELTKNSEYWNKDRLPKTDKLVLVPMPEALTRTNALLAGQVDLIETPAPDAVPQLKAAGMKLVDNVTPHVWNYHLSVLPGSPWTDIRLRKALNLAINRDEVVGLMNGLAKPAKGQVDPSSPWFGKPTFELKYDLAAAKKLVEEAGYSPSKPLKTTFIIAQGGTGQMLSLPMNEFLQQSFKEIGIDIDFKVVELETLYTHWRKGAADEMNAGITANNIAYVTSDPLYAIVRFFASDQIAPVGVNWGGYKNPKVDALIAEAKQTFDPAKQDELIAQAHAAVVDDAVLVWVVHDTNPHALSPKVKKFVQAQHWFQDLTTIGAE
- a CDS encoding CHASE2 domain-containing protein; translation: MKRLRAVPRWFARRFGYARVICLLLLVAFATLRVADPAPVQELRLRTFDNFQALSPRPKTIRPVTIVDIDEKSLASPKLGQWPWPRTRIAKIIDRLTQLGAVVIAFDVVFAEPDRLNPGLAAETFPNLDAATREKLKALPSNDEVFADALRRSRIVLGETGSPNERADLDKTLPVTGFAMLGEDPAPYMPPFPGLLRNVPVIEHAALGRGLFTIPPERDGMIRRVPMIMRAQDVTMLALSFEMLRVLTGSDTVLIKADTGGIVSLNLRGFQIPTDGNGKIWVHYANHDPSIYVSAVDVLEGRVAPDKIAKKLILIGPSAIGLNDIKTTPVYPAMPGVEVHAQVLESVLTGAILTRPSWSIAVEFVGAMLLGLLVIVFAPQLGAITLVLVGALFATALLGISWYFYTQHRLLIDFTYPMLSTTAVYLTLIFANFVREQEQRRQMRSVFGQYLSPVLVEQLAQSPPTLGGEEREITVMFSDVRGFTTISESYKHDPQGLTQLMNRFLTPLTNAIIARKGYVDKYMGDAIMAFWNAPLADREHQLNACEAALDMLDRIDRVNGEREQEAAHGGHVYIPLKVGIGLNTGIGVVGNMGSDLKFNYSALGDSVNLASRLEGQSKEYGFPIIVGSATAMAVKDRLAILELDFIMVKGKTEPEVIYAITGREDVMHSERFQLLRNLTIEMLAAYRSCDWDEALAAIARGRKKDEAHDLAKLYDLYEVRIRAYQQNPPPADWNGAHALLTK